From the Gordonia bronchialis DSM 43247 genome, one window contains:
- a CDS encoding DUF4194 domain-containing protein, which translates to MSRNVARDELNLSLAVTTLMKGVVYRDSHEVIWQHLTGLAAQVSDYVATLGLTVEINEAEGYAYLRSRPDDELEERGIPRLVPRHQLSLHTSLLLALLRKRLAEFDSSDSGTRLVLSGQQIVEMMTPFLPQTTNEARAADQVETALRRVVEQGLVRRIPKQENQFEVRRVIKAFVDAQWLSDLDSHLSEYAELLAGDR; encoded by the coding sequence ATGAGCCGCAACGTAGCTCGCGACGAACTCAACCTGTCGCTCGCCGTCACCACCCTCATGAAGGGTGTCGTGTACCGCGACTCGCACGAGGTGATCTGGCAGCACCTCACCGGATTGGCGGCGCAGGTCAGCGATTACGTCGCCACCCTGGGTCTCACCGTCGAGATCAACGAGGCCGAAGGGTACGCCTATCTTCGATCGCGCCCCGACGACGAACTCGAGGAACGCGGCATCCCGCGCCTGGTTCCGCGCCACCAGTTGTCGCTGCACACCAGCCTGTTGCTGGCACTTCTCCGAAAACGCCTCGCCGAATTCGACAGCAGCGACTCCGGCACCCGGCTCGTGCTGAGCGGGCAACAGATCGTCGAGATGATGACGCCATTCCTGCCGCAAACCACCAACGAGGCGCGCGCCGCCGATCAGGTGGAGACGGCGTTGCGCCGCGTCGTCGAACAGGGACTGGTACGTCGAATCCCCAAGCAGGAAAACCAATTCGAGGTCCGACGCGTGATCAAGGCATTCGTCGACGCCCAGTGGCTGTCCGACCTCGACTCCCATCTGTCCGAATACGCCGAGCTACTCGCCGGGGACCGCTGA
- a CDS encoding DUF3375 domain-containing protein, with translation MNYDEIASLRKSSAAWRLLRADNAPLILSFLGRVFVEDNVREMSSSQLIALLDDELYALSERLGADTHPKSAKAYLDDWSAGEVGWLRKYYVSGSDEPHYDATPAVERAVGWVNSLRERSFVGTESRLNTVFELLRQIVYGTETDPEVRLTELRRRRAEIDAEIDAVERGDYRLLDATSRSDRYQQFADTARALLSDFREVEANFRALDRETRERIATWDGTKGELLDEIVGTRNLISDSDQGRSFQGFYDLLLSADRLDELTELIGRVQSLDDIAGADDRLGHIHHDWLDAGSRAQATVRQLSEQLRRFLDDQVWLENRRVMDLLRNIETSAIALRDERTAGFTHEIDALTPAITLPLERPLYRKPAAASVDSEGIQAGHADSSSDALFEQMHVDPQPLIDGVRHRLRRQSQVTLAEMIDAEPLRQGLAELVTYLSLSDDAFAKLFDETATDAITWTDDNGTERTARIPRVIYTRASPGRQRV, from the coding sequence GTGAACTACGACGAGATCGCCTCGCTGCGCAAATCCAGCGCTGCCTGGCGGCTCCTGCGCGCCGACAACGCGCCGCTGATCTTGTCGTTCCTGGGCCGCGTCTTCGTCGAGGACAACGTCCGCGAGATGTCGTCGTCGCAGCTCATCGCCCTGCTCGACGACGAGCTCTACGCGCTCAGCGAGCGTCTGGGTGCCGACACGCACCCCAAGTCGGCCAAGGCCTATCTCGACGACTGGTCGGCCGGGGAGGTCGGCTGGCTACGCAAGTACTACGTCTCCGGCAGCGACGAACCCCACTATGACGCCACTCCGGCCGTCGAGCGGGCCGTCGGTTGGGTGAACTCGCTGCGTGAGCGCAGTTTCGTCGGCACCGAATCGCGCCTCAACACCGTCTTCGAGCTGCTGCGGCAGATCGTCTACGGCACCGAGACCGATCCCGAGGTGCGCCTGACCGAACTCCGCCGCCGCCGCGCCGAGATCGACGCGGAGATCGACGCCGTCGAACGGGGCGACTACCGGCTGCTGGATGCCACGAGCCGCAGTGATCGCTATCAGCAGTTCGCCGACACCGCCCGCGCATTACTGTCCGACTTCCGCGAGGTCGAGGCCAACTTCCGTGCGCTCGACCGCGAGACCCGCGAGCGCATCGCCACCTGGGACGGCACCAAGGGTGAATTGCTGGACGAGATCGTCGGCACCCGCAATCTCATCAGCGACTCCGACCAGGGCCGCAGCTTCCAGGGCTTCTATGATCTGCTGCTGTCCGCAGACCGGCTCGACGAACTCACCGAACTCATCGGACGTGTGCAGTCGCTCGACGACATCGCCGGCGCCGACGACCGGCTCGGGCACATCCACCACGACTGGCTCGATGCGGGCAGCCGTGCACAGGCGACGGTGCGTCAACTCTCCGAACAACTTCGGCGCTTCCTCGACGATCAGGTATGGCTGGAGAACCGTCGCGTGATGGACCTGCTCCGCAACATCGAGACCTCCGCGATCGCGCTGCGCGATGAGCGAACGGCCGGCTTCACCCACGAGATCGACGCTCTCACACCGGCGATCACACTTCCGCTGGAACGACCGCTGTACCGCAAACCGGCGGCCGCGTCGGTCGACAGCGAGGGAATCCAGGCCGGTCATGCCGACAGCTCGTCCGATGCTCTCTTCGAGCAAATGCACGTCGACCCGCAGCCCCTCATCGATGGTGTGCGACACCGCCTTCGTCGTCAATCGCAGGTGACACTGGCCGAGATGATCGATGCGGAGCCGCTGCGCCAAGGGCTCGCCGAACTCGTCACCTACCTGTCACTCTCCGACGACGCCTTCGCGAAACTCTTTGACGAGACCGCAACCGACGCCATCACCTGGACCGACGACAACGGGACCGAACGCACCGCACGCATCCCACGTGTCATCTACACGCGCGCTAGTCCCGGAAGGCAACGAGTATGA
- a CDS encoding DUF4352 domain-containing protein — MTNPNTPQYGAPTPPPAGMPPTGVPPQYGVPFQPPKKKAKKWPWIVGAIVVLFIIIAAVSGGGGDDKNSTETAGAPGATTAAKETATQEREDAPAGMNTPVRDGKFEFVVTDVQSGLESVGDNPYLTEQAQGQFVIVTMTVENTSDAPKGFSPSDQKLFDAQGRSFEPSPTAQIALGGSDIAVWDNINPGNKVTVKVVYDMPKGAVPASIELHDSAFSGGEKVSLK; from the coding sequence ATGACCAATCCGAATACACCTCAGTACGGTGCCCCCACCCCGCCGCCGGCTGGAATGCCGCCGACGGGGGTGCCGCCCCAGTACGGCGTTCCGTTCCAGCCGCCGAAGAAGAAGGCGAAGAAGTGGCCGTGGATCGTCGGCGCGATCGTCGTGCTGTTCATCATCATCGCCGCGGTGTCCGGTGGCGGTGGCGACGACAAGAACAGCACGGAGACCGCGGGTGCGCCCGGTGCGACCACGGCCGCGAAGGAGACCGCGACGCAGGAGCGCGAGGATGCGCCGGCCGGGATGAACACCCCGGTGCGTGACGGCAAGTTCGAGTTCGTGGTTACCGACGTGCAGTCCGGTCTCGAATCCGTCGGCGACAATCCGTATCTCACCGAACAGGCACAAGGGCAGTTCGTCATCGTCACCATGACGGTGGAGAACACCAGCGACGCGCCCAAGGGATTCTCACCGTCGGATCAGAAGCTGTTCGACGCCCAGGGCCGCAGCTTCGAGCCGAGCCCGACGGCCCAGATCGCCCTCGGCGGTTCCGATATCGCTGTGTGGGACAACATCAATCCCGGCAACAAGGTGACCGTCAAGGTCGTCTACGACATGCCGAAGGGTGCTGTTCCGGCGAGCATAGAGTTGCACGACTCGGCATTCTCCGGTGGCGAGAAGGTCTCCCTGAAGTAG
- a CDS encoding DEAD/DEAH box helicase, protein MVIRLEELASGMRLAGRWPAPVEVRSVTRHGDSAASITIRHADGTFDEEMIFADDLSELFIAEDSARWSFTAEPTGFKLATEALRIRMAGNHDPMVAVATSDISPLPHQIRAVYGELLPRTPLRFLLADDPGAGKTVMAGLYAKELMLRGDLARLLIVAPGGLVDQWQDELDSKFGIAPTILTRELINASIDADPFAAHPIMIARMDQLARDEEITDRLARSEWDLVVVDEAHRMSANWWGGELRKTKRFNLGQLLGAVSAGDSEGESHHPIRQFTVRQLPHRSAVESVAPQHRYRPIRHHNPHPAGNRTSTT, encoded by the coding sequence GTGGTGATCCGACTGGAGGAACTGGCTTCGGGCATGCGGCTCGCCGGTCGCTGGCCGGCCCCGGTCGAGGTCAGGTCCGTGACCCGGCACGGAGATTCGGCCGCGTCGATCACCATCCGTCATGCCGACGGCACCTTCGACGAGGAGATGATCTTCGCCGACGACCTGAGCGAGCTGTTCATTGCCGAGGACTCCGCGCGATGGTCCTTCACCGCCGAACCGACCGGTTTCAAACTCGCCACCGAAGCACTCCGCATTCGTATGGCGGGCAACCACGATCCGATGGTCGCGGTCGCCACCAGCGACATCTCACCGCTCCCCCATCAGATCCGGGCGGTGTACGGAGAACTGTTGCCGCGCACTCCGTTACGGTTCCTGCTCGCCGACGACCCCGGCGCCGGCAAGACGGTGATGGCCGGGCTCTACGCCAAGGAACTGATGTTGCGTGGCGACCTCGCGCGTCTGCTGATCGTCGCGCCCGGCGGGCTCGTGGATCAATGGCAGGACGAACTCGATTCCAAGTTCGGCATCGCCCCAACCATCCTCACACGTGAGCTGATCAACGCCAGCATCGACGCCGACCCGTTTGCCGCACATCCGATCATGATCGCCCGCATGGATCAGCTGGCGCGCGATGAGGAGATCACCGACCGGCTCGCGCGCAGCGAATGGGACCTGGTCGTCGTCGACGAGGCACACCGCATGTCCGCCAACTGGTGGGGTGGTGAACTCCGAAAGACCAAGCGTTTCAACCTCGGCCAGCTCCTCGGCGCGGTCAGTGCCGGCGATAGTGAGGGCGAATCCCACCACCCGATCCGTCAATTCACCGTCCGACAACTCCCCCACCGGAGTGCCGTCGAAAGTGTTGCGCCCCAACACCGATACCGACCCATTCGCCACCACAACCCCCATCCAGCCGGAAACCGAACATCCACCACATAA
- a CDS encoding helix-turn-helix domain-containing protein — MPEASSSSRITTHLRHTSCCADNTLCFGQIGEVPARERGSLEWGTYGDSFGNRLRTIRRERGLSQEELAHRCGMHRNQISPGTQHQQP, encoded by the coding sequence ATGCCCGAAGCCAGTTCCTCCAGTCGGATCACCACGCACCTCCGTCACACATCTTGTTGTGCAGACAATACGTTGTGCTTCGGACAGATTGGGGAAGTGCCTGCCCGCGAACGAGGATCCCTGGAGTGGGGTACCTACGGAGACTCGTTCGGCAATCGGCTGCGGACCATTCGGCGCGAACGTGGACTCTCCCAAGAGGAGTTGGCCCATCGATGCGGAATGCATCGGAACCAGATCTCACCTGGAACGCAACACCAGCAACCGTGA
- a CDS encoding nucleotidyl transferase AbiEii/AbiGii toxin family protein: MQHRSIEDLLVELDGERLRAAHCYFGGGTAMVMRFGEWRVSSDIDFMVSDWAGYKAIRAQIVERGIGVVGALDPLREVIADRYGIRTLVTSGTGPIKFEIVHEGRIAFDPPSQGDEVCGITTLSVGDMVASKLLANDDRWADRALFSRDVIDLAMLPADAAQWSAGRGKAVGAYGPSVDKNLARAVDDLLTRSEWLATCMRELQIETVTDENLRARLADLRAR; this comes from the coding sequence TTGCAGCATCGCAGCATCGAGGATCTGCTCGTCGAGTTGGACGGTGAGCGTCTTCGCGCCGCGCACTGCTACTTTGGCGGTGGCACGGCGATGGTCATGAGGTTCGGCGAGTGGCGGGTGTCCTCTGACATTGACTTCATGGTCTCGGATTGGGCTGGTTACAAGGCGATTCGCGCGCAGATCGTCGAGCGCGGCATTGGCGTTGTCGGTGCTCTCGACCCGCTTCGCGAGGTGATCGCCGACCGCTACGGGATTCGGACCCTCGTCACCTCTGGCACCGGTCCAATCAAGTTCGAGATCGTCCACGAGGGGCGGATCGCTTTCGACCCGCCATCTCAGGGCGATGAAGTGTGTGGGATCACCACCCTGTCGGTGGGCGACATGGTCGCGAGCAAGCTATTAGCCAATGATGACCGCTGGGCCGATCGGGCCTTGTTCAGTCGTGACGTCATCGACTTGGCAATGCTGCCCGCGGACGCCGCGCAATGGTCAGCCGGGCGCGGTAAGGCTGTCGGGGCCTACGGCCCGAGCGTCGACAAGAACCTCGCCCGCGCTGTCGATGATCTGCTCACTCGCTCGGAATGGCTCGCCACGTGCATGCGCGAACTGCAGATCGAGACAGTCACCGACGAGAACCTACGTGCACGCCTCGCCGATCTACGAGCCCGATGA
- the greA gene encoding transcription elongation factor GreA, with protein MTDTQVTWLTQESHDRLKGELDSLIANRPVIAAEINERREEGDLKENGGYHAAREEQGQQEARIRQLQELLNNAKVGEAPTQSGVALPGSVVTVYYDGDEKDTETFLIATREEGAQGGDLETYSPSSPLGSALIDAKVGETREYSVPSGATVKVTLVSAEPYHG; from the coding sequence ATGACCGACACCCAGGTGACCTGGCTGACACAAGAATCGCATGACCGCCTCAAGGGCGAGCTCGATTCCTTGATCGCCAACCGTCCGGTCATTGCTGCCGAGATCAACGAGCGACGCGAAGAAGGCGACCTCAAGGAGAACGGCGGCTACCACGCGGCACGCGAGGAGCAGGGCCAGCAAGAGGCTCGCATCCGCCAGCTGCAGGAACTGCTGAACAACGCCAAGGTCGGTGAAGCGCCCACCCAGTCGGGTGTTGCGCTGCCCGGCTCAGTCGTGACCGTCTACTACGACGGTGACGAGAAAGACACCGAGACCTTCCTTATCGCCACCCGCGAAGAGGGCGCCCAGGGCGGAGACCTCGAGACCTACTCCCCCAGCTCGCCGCTCGGTTCCGCACTCATCGACGCCAAGGTCGGCGAGACCCGCGAGTACAGCGTGCCCTCCGGCGCAACCGTCAAGGTGACCCTCGTCAGCGCCGAGCCTTATCACGGCTGA